The DNA sequence TGCTCCGGCTTCGGTCAACAGCCGCCTGCCTAAACTGGTCAATGACCTCGACCTTCGACTAACCGGCGACAATACGGTCGATCTGCCGTTTGTTCTTGATCCCGCCCGACCGGATCAGCCTGCTGCCCGGGGCGACAACAGTCGGGATAATGTTGAGCAGATTTACATAGCCAATCCCGCTGCCGGGCACGTATATACTTTGTCAGTAGCTCACAAAGGGAAAATGACGTATCCGGGCCAGCCGTTTTCTCTTGTTATCAGCGGTCTGCGCCGGACCAACTGTACCCTTACGGCAACGATAAGCCCATCGAACGATACAACGATCTGTGCGGGGGCAACGCTGGTGCTGAAGACCGGTAGCCGCCCCAATACCCGCTACGAATGGCTGCGGAATGGCGTTCTTATTCCCGCTGCGGATGCATCCACCTATACCGTCAGGCAGGCAGGCAGCTATTCCCTGCGGCTCACCGATGCAAGTGGCTGCTCGGTCTTATCCAGGCTTACTACGGTGCAAGTCAGTACCGTCGACAGCGTCGCCATTCAGCCCCTTGAAACGAACCTGCTGCTGTTACAGGGAGCAACCGTTACGCTAAGAGCCCCGGACAACGCGACGTATCGCTACCAGTGGTACCGCAACAACCTGCCCATCGACAATGCAACCCAGTCGCGGTTCGCCGTGTCGCAGGCTGGCGTGTACAAAGTCCGGGTGAGCCAGCAGCAGTGCGTCGGCTGGTCATCAGTACGATCCGTTCAAATGGCGGTGGTCACGGCGCTCTCCCCCGATCCGGTACCGTCGCTGACGGTCTACCCAAACCCCGTTGAAAACATCCTCTACCTGCGGTACCGTAACCCCAACGTAAAGCAACTCCGGATCAGCCTACTCGACTTGCGCGGTGTCCGGCTTACCGACCCTGTCCGACTGCGGTCCGGCAACGGTCAGTTCGACGCGGAGATACCCGTCAGCACTGTACCGGCCGGTCTTTACTGGCTGCATCTGAGTGATGGCGAGCAGCGCCTACAGACCTACTCCATCCTGAAAAAATAAAATCGGCTGGTTAACACGTGGATGTGTTAACCAGCCGATTTTCTGGTCATGTACCCGTACCGACTGGCGGCACCTGGTCTTATTTTCCTTTCGTAGCGGTACCTGACTCCATGGCCAGTGCCATTTTCACCGCATCGTACAGATTAACAACACCCCCCGTTTTTGACAGGGCCGAGAAAGCCACCGTATCTGATGACTCGGGCCGACGTACCTTAGTCTGATAGGGCGTTGCCGACTGCATAATGATCCGCTTGATATCGGCATAGGTCAACTTGGGAAAGTATGATTTCAGCACGGCTGCGACCCCAGCCACAACCGGCGAAGCCATACTCGTTCCGCTGTTACTTTCGTACTTACTGTCGGGTACGGTCGAGTAGATATCTTTACCGGGGGCAAACACATCGACGGTTGACTTCCCGTAGTTCGAAAAGCTGGCAATCAGCTCGCTGTCGTTCGTTTCGGCGCTGGCTCCCACGGTGATCACGTTTGGAATTTCCTTTCCGTCGATGAAACGTGGGGATGGGTAATTGGCCGCCGTATCGATGTCTTTACCGTCATTCCCTGCGGCATGTACCATCAGTACGCCTTTCGATAACGCATATCGTTCGGCTTCTTCCACGGCTTCGCGCTGGGGCGAGTAGTCTTTACCGAAGCTCATGTTGATGATCTGCGCTCCGTTGTCGACAGCGTAGCGAATGGCGTTGGCTACGTCTTTGTCGCGCTCGTCGCCGTCTGGCACGGCCCGCACACCCATAATCTGTACGGCATCGGAAATACCCATGACACCCAGGTTGTTCGTTCGGTCGGCCCCGATGATACCCGCTACGTGGGTACCGTGATCGGCCCGGGGGCCCATGATGTCAGCGTTACCGTAATCGCGCTGCTTCAGATCATTGGGATTATCACCAACGATGTCGCGGCTATTGAAATCCGGATTGTAGTTATACTCGGCGCGAGCTTTCAGCTGCTCATTGGCTTTTTCCAGTTCACCCAGCACCACGTCGGTATCGGCCGCGCCCTGTTGGCGCAGTAACCGCAACAGACCGGAAGCGGGGCGCTTCAGAGCTGCATCCCGGAGCGTGTCGGCAGCCTGGCGGAGCGTATTGGTATCGAGTTTCGTGACGTTGAGCGCCTGTTTCAGACCACTCACCGCTTCTTTATACTGCGCGTAGAACTGGCTGATGCCCTGATACTGCGCTTTGTACTGAGCCTGATTTTTCTCTACCTCAGCTTTTATTTTCGCGTAGAGATCAAACTCCTTCTGCTCGGCTGGCTTCAGCGACGCCCGGCTTTTTCCTTCGTACTTCGGCTTTAGCTGGACATAAAGCCGGGTTACTTCAGCGGTTTCGTAGCTCACATTGCGGCCGTCTTTGCCGCCAATGAAATTCCAGCCATGAACATCGTCTACATACCCGTTTTTATCGTCGTCCTTACCGTTGCCCGCTACTTCTTTCGTGTTGGTCCAGAGTACCCGGCGCAGGTCTTCGTGATTTACATCAATGCCACCATCAATGACCGCTACGACAACGGGGGTTGGTTTCCGGTTTTTCAGCAACTCCCGGTAGGTCCGGTCAACGCTGATCCCGGCGGTACTGTCGGTCTTGTCGCGCAGGAACCATTGCGTTTGCTGCGCCGAAGCTGCTACAGAGAGCAGACAAATCGACGCGCTTATAATGATTTTCTTCATGTATTGAGAACGTATTAGCTTACCAAATTACGAAAAAACGCCCGGACAATTCCCTTAAAATTTGTTAAATGGTCCGGACGTAAGCCGTCAGGGCTTGGTGTGGGCACTGGTTCGGTAATGTTCTCGCAGTAGATCTTCGCCAAAATCGTTCGTCAAATCACGCACAACCGTGTGAATGTGATTGGCATTACTCTGGGTGTTGTCATACTCGATCAAAATCGTTGGGCCATGAATGCGGTAATACCAGCCCTTGCCATCACCCAGTTTAGGGGTCAGGTCGCCCGCCCAGGCAAACCGCAGGTTCTCCATATCACTTTTCTTCAGCTTATCCAGTTGCTGACTGGCGAGTGTTACGTGGTAGTTGGTCAGGTAGGTCTGGAGCAGCTCCATAAACAGCGCCCGCTGGGCCGTTGTCATGTCGGCCATGCGAAGCCCGTCCATTTTCTCCATCGACACCGTCCGGACGTTGGTTGTGAGAATATCCGGATAAGCCACCGGTGCGACGATAACCTGTTTCATCTGCTCCGGAGTCAATGTTTTCAGCAGTGCAAACGCCCGTTCCGTTTCCTGTTTGAGAATTTGCCGGCCGTATTGTGGCAAACTTACCAGACGTGGGTCGGTCATGCGCGTATCGGCCATGCCAGGTTCGTTCTGTAGGAAGCCGGGATTGCTGCCGAAAAAGGTGGGTGTCTGGGCCAGTACCCTACCCTGCCCGCCCGGACCCGCCGTTGACACGAACTGCAGGGACAGGTGGTGCCCATCGAACCGCCAGCTCCAGGGCTTGTCCTCGTCCGGGTTGCCGAAAAACGTCAGATAATAGTTATCCGGATCACGGTACGTATCGTTTGGCGGTCGATTCTCAACCACCCGCAGGACGTTTTCCATGTCCATAATGGAGGCCGCTTTATCGTAACCCTGCGCGCTAAGGCCCGTTTTGAGCAGCGTCAGTATGGCTTTCCGCTGGTCGGGCGTCATCTGTTTCAGGGGTAATCCTTTGCGTTCATGCGGGGTATAGTACCAGATGAACCGTTCCGGATCGTCCAGATTGTAGGTAGCCTGTTTGCGTTGGTCGGGCGACAGCGTCGCGACAAACGCCCGCGCTACATCGTTCATTTCATTTTTTATGCGCTGGTTAGCAGCAGACGGTTTGGGGCGGGGCGTTTTCGTAACGCTCTGCGCAAACACGGGCCCAATGAGCAACCAACAAAACAGGATACGTATCATAGCGACTGTGTGTATGTTCTCCCGGAGAAAGCCTCGTATTCAGGGGATTTACTGAATAAGGCAGCAATGCCTTTTCAAAGGCCCTCTGCGCCCTTGACGGGGCATTTTCGTTACCGATTAGTCAAATCTGGTGGGTGGTATACTGAATTTTAGCTAACAACCCTACCCGTTCCGTAGTTGTACCAGTGAATCCACTGTCACGATACGATCATGTCTACCCGGCCACCGAACAACAGTACTGGTCCGTTCGATCATCTGGCGATGCGTTATCTTCGCCAGGCGCTCGACACGTCGCACCCAACCGATGAGCCGTATGTGCTGAATGCCCTCGAATGCCGTATCATTCGCCGTACTAAAGTGCTTACTCTCACCCTGGCGGCCCTGTTGGGCGTTCTGGGCGTTTTGCTGTTGTATCTTCCCCAGTATTACTGGCCCGACTTTTTTACTAATACGCCCATTCCACTTTTTGGGACCGTGTATCAGGTACCGCTGATTGCCGCCCTTTACGGCATTCTGCTGGTCTATCTGGAAGTGAGCCTGCTGGTAGCCATCAACCTGCAGGGTGTAAAATCAATCATGGAAGTGTGTCAGTTTCCGAAGGCCCACGATGCTCAGTACGAGCGTCATTTACAGGCCTTGGCCGATGCAGCCCTTGAACGAACCAACCGGGGTATCCTGCGCTTCGGCATCGACCCATACCTGAATATGCCGCGCTGGGGACTGACCATTTTCTTTTTGCTGAACATGGTGAAAGCGGCTCTCAGTAACCTGGCGCTCAAGTTTCTTCTGAAGCGTTTTCTGGGCCGTTTTGCGTTGCGGCAGGTAACCGATCTAGCTGGCATGCCCATCTACGCGGTCTGGAACGCGTGGGCATCGTGGCAGGTGCTGCACGAAGCACAGGTCCGGGTGATGGCTCCTACAACCATACGGGAATTCGTGAATGAACTGCACGACGAGTGGGGCAAGAGTGAAGAGTTTCGGCCACTTATCCTGGAGGCATTGCAATACGTAGCTATTTTGAAACGCCAGTACAATTATGCCCACTTTCTGTTGACTGAAACCCTCGTTGACCGATTTGAGTTACAAACCGACGCTACCCTGACCGGACATTTTGCCGAACGTGTTGTGCAAGCCCCGCCCCAGATACGTCGAAGCCTGGAGCGCCTTATCGTTTTTGGCGTTCTGGTCGATGGCAAACTATCCTGGCTCGAAAAGAGACGACTGCGCCAGTTGCGCCGGAAAGGTTTTCTGACTTATTCGGCCGAGTCGATTGAGCAAATTGGTGAAGACTACAACCAGGGACGTGGTCTTTGGGTATAATAGGATTAGCGAGTTGTCTTGACGGGAAAGTACCGGGCCATGGCCAGCATGAATACGGCCATCAGCATCAGGGCTACTGCAACAGCTACTTGTAGCCACCAGCCACCGGGAAATGCCTGTAGGGCCTTGATTAGATCGTCCATGTTCTTGACCCATTTAGGGTTTTCGTTCCACGCACCTTTTATCAGGTACCAGCCTGTACTGGCCAGAATGCTCCCTACAGCAATGAAGCCTATGAAGCAGCAAATACGCAGGAAGCCCTTCCAGAATGGGTGAACACCGTCGAGCTGGAGGCTCTTGTAGACGTTCCCGGTTACGCCTTTGAACAGTTGAAGTCCAGCCCATACGATAAGGATGGAGCCGACAATTATGATCAACCAGCTGCCTCCCTCAATCTGCAGCAGTTTAGCGACCCAGATCTGTTTCTGGTTTCCCGGTCCGCTGCTCTTACCGAAAAGTAGCTTAATGGCGGTATAGCCCAGACTTCCGTAGGTTATAGCGCTCAACAAATAATTCAGCCGGTAGAGCCACCCCCCTGTACCGGTTCCCTTTTCGTAAGGATCATACCGGATCTCGGCCAGCCGCCATAGAGTATGCCCGGCCAGCGCCAGTGCGATCAGCGCAATGACCAGTTGGCCGAACGCATTGCTGGTCAGCTGCTCAAGTACCTCCTTACGCCCCGGGTCCGGCCCCCGCGATCCCATAGCCAGGTTGAAGGCAAATAGACCCACTGCGCCGTAGAGTAATGCTTTTGCCAGGTAACTCCCCCTCGTTAACCACTCAATGCCCTGCTTCGACTTATCAGTCACCTTCTCTGTATCGATCATTTACCGTTCGTGAGGCTGCTGGCCCCGCTGGTGACTTTATTACGCTCTTAGCAACGTATAGTCTAATCCGGTTGTTGGGCTTTCGGAGCTGAAAGCCAAAAAAAAGCCTGGTGCATGCACCAGGCCGTAGATATAGTAAGATCAAATGCGTTTACATATTCTTTCCTGCCGTGAAAATATCTTCCTGCTCCGGCATGACTGGGTTAGCAAAGACATCGGCTCCGTTGATGGTGCGCCGTACGGGTTCAGCCTGCGGGCTCTGACGGTGGTGTTTGTACGCCTTGTCTGACGAATAGTGGCAAACGTACGATTTGCGGGTCAGCGTCTGGTTCCGAATCGCATCGCCCCCGTGGGCTAGAGCCGCATGCCACAGCAAGACATCACCTTTTTTGATGAGCAGCGTTTTCTTTTCCAGACCGGCATCCTGACAGGCTTTATCCAGGTAGTTTGCAAAATCTCCGGGGTGAAGTTTGGATTCACCGTTGTAGAAGATCCCGTTACCGAAGTTGAATTTATTGACGGTATGCGAACCCGGATAGTAGTATAACGGCCCCGAGTCGATATGAACATCTTCAAGGGCAATCCAGGCGGC is a window from the Spirosoma rigui genome containing:
- a CDS encoding S8 family peptidase, which encodes MKKIIISASICLLSVAASAQQTQWFLRDKTDSTAGISVDRTYRELLKNRKPTPVVVAVIDGGIDVNHEDLRRVLWTNTKEVAGNGKDDDKNGYVDDVHGWNFIGGKDGRNVSYETAEVTRLYVQLKPKYEGKSRASLKPAEQKEFDLYAKIKAEVEKNQAQYKAQYQGISQFYAQYKEAVSGLKQALNVTKLDTNTLRQAADTLRDAALKRPASGLLRLLRQQGAADTDVVLGELEKANEQLKARAEYNYNPDFNSRDIVGDNPNDLKQRDYGNADIMGPRADHGTHVAGIIGADRTNNLGVMGISDAVQIMGVRAVPDGDERDKDVANAIRYAVDNGAQIINMSFGKDYSPQREAVEEAERYALSKGVLMVHAAGNDGKDIDTAANYPSPRFIDGKEIPNVITVGASAETNDSELIASFSNYGKSTVDVFAPGKDIYSTVPDSKYESNSGTSMASPVVAGVAAVLKSYFPKLTYADIKRIIMQSATPYQTKVRRPESSDTVAFSALSKTGGVVNLYDAVKMALAMESGTATKGK
- a CDS encoding DUF3500 domain-containing protein — translated: MIRILFCWLLIGPVFAQSVTKTPRPKPSAANQRIKNEMNDVARAFVATLSPDQRKQATYNLDDPERFIWYYTPHERKGLPLKQMTPDQRKAILTLLKTGLSAQGYDKAASIMDMENVLRVVENRPPNDTYRDPDNYYLTFFGNPDEDKPWSWRFDGHHLSLQFVSTAGPGGQGRVLAQTPTFFGSNPGFLQNEPGMADTRMTDPRLVSLPQYGRQILKQETERAFALLKTLTPEQMKQVIVAPVAYPDILTTNVRTVSMEKMDGLRMADMTTAQRALFMELLQTYLTNYHVTLASQQLDKLKKSDMENLRFAWAGDLTPKLGDGKGWYYRIHGPTILIEYDNTQSNANHIHTVVRDLTNDFGEDLLREHYRTSAHTKP
- a CDS encoding LBF_2804 family protein, whose product is MSTRPPNNSTGPFDHLAMRYLRQALDTSHPTDEPYVLNALECRIIRRTKVLTLTLAALLGVLGVLLLYLPQYYWPDFFTNTPIPLFGTVYQVPLIAALYGILLVYLEVSLLVAINLQGVKSIMEVCQFPKAHDAQYERHLQALADAALERTNRGILRFGIDPYLNMPRWGLTIFFLLNMVKAALSNLALKFLLKRFLGRFALRQVTDLAGMPIYAVWNAWASWQVLHEAQVRVMAPTTIREFVNELHDEWGKSEEFRPLILEALQYVAILKRQYNYAHFLLTETLVDRFELQTDATLTGHFAERVVQAPPQIRRSLERLIVFGVLVDGKLSWLEKRRLRQLRRKGFLTYSAESIEQIGEDYNQGRGLWV
- a CDS encoding DUF1206 domain-containing protein → MIDTEKVTDKSKQGIEWLTRGSYLAKALLYGAVGLFAFNLAMGSRGPDPGRKEVLEQLTSNAFGQLVIALIALALAGHTLWRLAEIRYDPYEKGTGTGGWLYRLNYLLSAITYGSLGYTAIKLLFGKSSGPGNQKQIWVAKLLQIEGGSWLIIIVGSILIVWAGLQLFKGVTGNVYKSLQLDGVHPFWKGFLRICCFIGFIAVGSILASTGWYLIKGAWNENPKWVKNMDDLIKALQAFPGGWWLQVAVAVALMLMAVFMLAMARYFPVKTTR